The Anaerobaca lacustris genome contains a region encoding:
- a CDS encoding efflux RND transporter permease subunit yields MSARIMDISLRYRFLVVVAIAGIVGFGSYAYTQLPIDAFPDISPVMVPVFADVHGMAPEEIERLIAFPIESAMNGLPGVTQIKSTSAFGLAAVYVYFKDDVDIYFARTIVAERLNRALAELPPMHEPPQLGPISTGLGQIFIYYLTLDEGADTEGKAPDIYLREVNDWVVKRQLQTVPGVTDILSIGGHVLQYQIQVDPHAMNQYHVSLSDLVRAVKANNANAGGQFMVLGQEEHLVRGIGLLRDLEDIGSVPIAVRNGVPIRVADVAAVRYGPEVRRGVVSRNGTAEVVSGMVLQLYGENTYRVIERLYVKIADVQASLPAGVRLVPYYEQAELVRRATGTVKKALLLGAVMVVVTLFVFLGNVRSALIVSLSLPLCALISVILMRLTGISANLMSLGGIAIGIGMLADGAIVMVENIFRHLNMDVKDTAREKAQIVFDAASQVSRPIVFSILIIVTVFLPIFALQDVEGKMFAPMAATLCFALAGSLVVVVAVAVAPALCTYFLKERRHREFSLVNWLMLLYHRPLRWAIRHRAVVLAAVLVAFFGSLLAVPHLGTEFIPTLEEGSILIGVTMAPSISLAKATETVQLLERKIVRFEEVEEVVSRIGRPESGSHPHPVNYAEVHIALRPANRWTRFANKKELVAALNETLSVYPGVQLNFTQPIQNAFDELLSGIKAQVAIKLFGEDLDVLRDKAGEIAEAIAGVPGLVDLAAEQNFGQPQVQVIADRAACSRYGIDVSDILELVELAIGGEVIDTIYLQNRRFGIHVRYQEPYRADPEAIEGLLVPAQNGMLVPLKQVARVGQVTGPIQIHREHNQRRWVVQANIRGRDTGGVIADVKEAIARKVTLPPGYHIEYGGQFENQQRAMTRLSIIVPIVIAAVVLMLFLAFGSLRHAMLIVSGIPLALIGGVFGLLLMGEYLSVPAAVGFIALFGIAVQNGVVLVTRINQMCDEGMTVDEAVIAGSLQRLRPVLMTATTTVLGLLPLLLSHGIGSEVQRPLATVVVFGLTSATFLTLFVIPALYPWFSRKTVEY; encoded by the coding sequence ATGTCCGCGAGAATCATGGACATCTCATTACGCTATCGATTCCTCGTCGTTGTCGCCATCGCTGGGATCGTCGGATTCGGCTCGTACGCCTATACGCAGTTGCCCATCGACGCCTTCCCGGACATCTCGCCCGTGATGGTGCCGGTCTTTGCCGACGTACACGGCATGGCCCCGGAAGAGATTGAACGCCTGATCGCGTTTCCCATTGAGTCGGCCATGAACGGCCTGCCCGGCGTCACGCAGATCAAGTCCACCTCCGCGTTCGGCCTGGCGGCCGTCTACGTCTATTTCAAGGACGACGTGGACATCTACTTCGCGCGGACGATCGTGGCCGAGCGTCTCAATCGGGCCCTGGCCGAGCTGCCCCCGATGCACGAGCCGCCTCAACTGGGGCCGATCTCCACCGGCCTCGGTCAGATCTTCATCTATTACCTGACGCTCGACGAGGGGGCCGACACGGAAGGCAAGGCTCCCGACATCTACCTGCGCGAGGTCAACGATTGGGTAGTCAAGCGGCAGCTCCAGACGGTGCCCGGTGTCACGGACATCCTCTCGATCGGTGGACACGTCCTGCAGTATCAGATTCAGGTCGATCCGCACGCCATGAACCAGTACCACGTATCCCTGAGCGATCTCGTGCGCGCCGTGAAGGCCAACAACGCCAACGCGGGCGGCCAGTTCATGGTCCTGGGCCAGGAAGAGCACCTCGTACGCGGCATCGGTCTGCTGCGCGATCTTGAAGACATCGGCAGCGTTCCCATCGCCGTCCGCAACGGTGTCCCGATCCGGGTCGCCGACGTCGCCGCCGTCCGCTATGGTCCGGAAGTCCGTCGAGGCGTGGTTTCCCGAAACGGAACCGCCGAGGTCGTCTCCGGCATGGTCCTCCAGCTCTACGGCGAGAACACCTACAGGGTCATCGAGCGGCTGTACGTGAAGATCGCCGACGTCCAGGCGTCCCTGCCCGCCGGCGTGCGTCTGGTGCCGTATTATGAACAGGCCGAACTTGTCCGCCGGGCGACCGGGACCGTCAAAAAGGCCCTGCTGTTGGGCGCTGTGATGGTGGTCGTGACGCTCTTCGTCTTCCTGGGCAACGTGCGCAGCGCGCTGATCGTGTCGTTGTCGCTTCCGCTGTGTGCATTGATCAGCGTAATCCTCATGCGTTTGACGGGCATCTCGGCGAACCTGATGTCGCTCGGCGGGATCGCGATCGGCATCGGCATGTTGGCCGACGGCGCGATCGTCATGGTCGAAAACATCTTTCGACACCTCAATATGGACGTGAAGGACACGGCTCGGGAGAAGGCACAGATCGTGTTCGACGCGGCGAGCCAGGTCAGCCGACCGATCGTTTTCTCCATTCTGATCATCGTGACGGTCTTCCTGCCGATCTTCGCTTTGCAGGACGTTGAAGGCAAAATGTTCGCGCCAATGGCCGCGACGTTGTGCTTCGCGCTGGCCGGTTCGTTGGTCGTGGTCGTGGCCGTGGCCGTCGCGCCGGCGCTATGCACGTATTTCCTGAAAGAACGTCGGCACCGGGAATTCAGCCTGGTCAACTGGCTCATGTTGCTCTACCACCGGCCGCTTCGCTGGGCGATCCGGCACAGGGCCGTGGTGCTTGCGGCCGTGCTCGTCGCGTTCTTCGGCAGCCTCCTGGCGGTACCGCATCTGGGGACCGAGTTCATCCCGACACTCGAAGAAGGCTCGATCCTGATCGGTGTGACCATGGCGCCGTCGATCTCGCTCGCGAAGGCCACGGAGACGGTCCAGCTCCTGGAGCGCAAGATCGTGCGATTCGAGGAAGTCGAGGAGGTCGTCTCTCGCATCGGACGGCCTGAGAGCGGAAGCCACCCGCACCCGGTCAATTACGCCGAGGTGCACATCGCGCTGCGACCGGCGAATCGCTGGACGCGATTCGCGAACAAGAAGGAACTGGTCGCCGCCCTGAACGAGACGCTGTCGGTCTATCCCGGTGTGCAACTGAATTTCACCCAGCCGATCCAGAACGCCTTCGACGAGTTGCTCTCGGGCATCAAGGCCCAGGTGGCGATCAAGCTGTTCGGCGAGGACCTCGACGTCCTCCGCGACAAGGCCGGCGAGATCGCCGAGGCCATCGCCGGCGTCCCGGGCCTGGTCGACCTGGCCGCCGAGCAGAATTTCGGCCAGCCCCAGGTGCAGGTCATCGCCGACCGGGCGGCGTGTTCCCGTTACGGCATCGACGTCAGCGACATTCTCGAACTGGTGGAGCTGGCCATCGGCGGTGAAGTCATCGACACGATCTACCTCCAGAACCGGCGGTTTGGCATCCACGTACGCTACCAGGAGCCGTACCGCGCCGATCCGGAGGCCATCGAGGGCCTTCTCGTGCCCGCGCAGAACGGGATGCTCGTACCGCTCAAGCAGGTCGCCAGAGTCGGTCAGGTCACGGGACCCATCCAGATCCATCGGGAGCACAACCAGCGGCGATGGGTCGTCCAGGCCAACATTCGAGGCCGTGACACCGGTGGCGTCATCGCCGACGTCAAAGAGGCGATCGCCCGGAAGGTGACGCTGCCGCCGGGCTACCACATCGAATACGGCGGGCAATTCGAGAACCAGCAGCGGGCCATGACCCGCCTGTCGATCATCGTGCCGATCGTCATCGCAGCGGTCGTGCTCATGCTCTTTCTGGCGTTCGGGTCTCTGCGCCACGCGATGCTGATCGTATCAGGCATCCCACTGGCCCTGATCGGCGGTGTCTTCGGCTTGCTGCTGATGGGGGAGTACCTGTCCGTTCCCGCCGCCGTCGGGTTCATCGCGCTGTTCGGCATCGCCGTGCAGAACGGGGTCGTGCTCGTTACGCGGATCAACCAGATGTGCGACGAGGGTATGACGGTCGATGAGGCGGTTATCGCCGGCAGTCTGCAGCGGCTCCGCCCGGTCCTGATGACCGCGACCACGACCGTGCTGGGTCTGCTGCCGCTGTTGCTGTCGCACGGGATCGGCTCGGAGGTCCAGCGGCCGCTGGCGACCGTTGTGGTCTTCGGCCTGACCTCGGCCACCTTCCTGACCCTGTTCGTGATCCCCGCGCTCTATCCGTGGTTCAGCCGGAAGACGGTCGAATACTGA
- a CDS encoding alpha-L-fucosidase codes for MKNVAAGVAVVLVLLWTSGSAAGIDAERIADDVRAAQVRDLRFGMFICWSFSTFSGREWTPTQGKDASYFRATGCDTDQWARVAREAGMRYILFLTKHHDGFCLWDTDTTDKKVTNSPLGMDVLAALRRSCDKYGVKLALYFSEGDWNWPGSVDGQGGRGGGHDPETKKAQLKELCTRYGPIEFFWMDHAVGDGGLSHAETVEWVHRFQPNCFVGFNHGQPAGRLCLRERGRPGPLGDAGASQYNKQAEQDYRGYLVAEFTYPILPAHKGGADWFYSLPEHDGLCHSAEKIYRDYLGAREHGNIFSLNIGPDYAGRLRDIDVRTLRQVGAMIVSSTPSASER; via the coding sequence ATGAAGAACGTTGCTGCCGGCGTCGCTGTGGTCCTGGTGCTGCTGTGGACGAGTGGATCGGCCGCCGGGATTGATGCTGAACGTATTGCCGACGACGTTCGCGCTGCGCAGGTTCGTGACCTGCGGTTCGGGATGTTCATCTGCTGGTCGTTCAGCACCTTCTCCGGGCGCGAATGGACGCCCACGCAGGGCAAGGACGCCTCGTACTTCCGCGCCACCGGCTGCGACACCGACCAGTGGGCGCGGGTCGCCCGCGAGGCCGGCATGCGCTATATCCTCTTTCTCACGAAGCATCACGACGGCTTCTGCCTGTGGGACACCGACACGACCGACAAGAAGGTGACCAACAGTCCGCTCGGGATGGACGTGCTGGCGGCGCTGCGACGATCGTGCGACAAATACGGCGTCAAGCTGGCGCTGTATTTCTCAGAGGGGGACTGGAACTGGCCCGGCAGCGTCGATGGCCAGGGCGGCCGGGGCGGAGGCCACGATCCCGAGACCAAGAAGGCACAATTGAAGGAGCTGTGCACCCGGTACGGGCCGATCGAGTTCTTCTGGATGGACCACGCCGTCGGCGACGGCGGGCTCAGCCATGCTGAGACCGTCGAGTGGGTGCATCGCTTCCAGCCGAACTGCTTCGTCGGCTTCAACCACGGCCAGCCCGCCGGCCGGCTGTGCCTGCGCGAGCGGGGTCGGCCCGGTCCCTTGGGCGATGCCGGCGCTTCGCAGTACAACAAGCAGGCCGAGCAGGATTACAGAGGCTACCTCGTCGCTGAATTCACCTATCCGATTCTGCCGGCCCACAAGGGCGGCGCCGATTGGTTCTATTCCTTGCCCGAACACGACGGCCTCTGCCACTCGGCCGAGAAGATCTATCGGGACTATCTCGGCGCCCGCGAGCACGGCAACATCTTCTCGCTCAACATCGGCCCCGACTACGCCGGAAGGCTCCGCGACATCGATGTCCGCACCCTCCGCCAGGTCGGCGCCATGATTGTGTCGTCTACGCCCAGCGCTTCTGAGCGATGA
- a CDS encoding DMT family transporter has product MSNERRSPAAAYLYAMLAVLFWATSASAFKLSLRHVGILPLLFIASATSTAAFGVYLLATRRLNLLRAFTRKDYLWSAGLGFLNPFLYYVVLFKAYSLLPAQEAQPINFVWPLTLVLLSIPLLGQRIRFASFLAILISFTGVVVIATRATGPADILRFRFSSGTGVLLALSTTIVWALFWIYNAKDRCDEAVRLFVNFAFATGYILIALLLAGRLQMPPWQGLAGGVYVGLFEMGITFLAWLKALKTAPTTAHVVNLIYLVPFLSLLVIALVLGETILPSTVIGLVLIIAGIIAQKRWA; this is encoded by the coding sequence ATGAGCAACGAGAGACGATCCCCTGCCGCCGCCTATCTGTATGCGATGCTGGCGGTGCTGTTCTGGGCGACATCGGCGTCGGCGTTCAAACTCTCACTACGTCACGTGGGGATCCTGCCGCTGCTGTTCATCGCCTCCGCCACGTCGACGGCCGCGTTCGGTGTCTATCTGCTCGCGACGAGAAGACTCAACCTGCTTCGGGCATTCACCCGAAAGGACTATCTGTGGTCGGCGGGACTCGGATTTCTCAATCCGTTCTTGTATTACGTCGTGCTGTTCAAGGCCTATTCCCTGCTGCCCGCCCAGGAGGCCCAGCCGATCAACTTCGTCTGGCCGCTGACGCTGGTGTTGCTTTCGATCCCTCTGCTCGGCCAGCGCATCCGATTCGCCAGCTTCCTGGCCATTCTCATCAGCTTCACCGGCGTCGTGGTCATCGCCACGCGCGCCACCGGACCGGCCGACATCCTCCGCTTTCGTTTCAGTAGCGGCACCGGCGTCCTGCTGGCCCTGAGCACAACCATTGTCTGGGCCCTGTTCTGGATCTACAACGCCAAAGACCGCTGCGACGAGGCGGTGCGGCTCTTCGTGAACTTCGCCTTCGCCACAGGATACATCCTCATCGCCCTGCTGCTGGCCGGCCGACTCCAGATGCCGCCGTGGCAGGGCCTGGCCGGCGGCGTCTACGTCGGTCTTTTCGAGATGGGGATCACCTTCCTCGCCTGGCTCAAGGCCCTCAAGACCGCCCCAACCACCGCCCACGTCGTAAACCTGATCTACCTGGTCCCCTTCCTGTCGCTGCTGGTCATCGCCCTGGTGTTGGGCGAGACGATCCTGCCCTCGACCGTCATCGGCCTGGTTCTCATCATTGCCGGCATCATCGCTCAGAAGCGCTGGGCGTAG